The following are encoded together in the bacterium genome:
- a CDS encoding FumA C-terminus/TtdB family hydratase beta subunit codes for EVLADLTKHPVGTALLLSGTIVVARDIAHARLKERLDRGEGLPQYFKDHPVYYAGPAKKPEGMASGSFGPTTAGRMDPYVDLFQANGGSMVMIAKGNRSKVVTEACKKHGGFYLGSIGGPAALLAQENIRKVDLIEYPELGMEAIYQIEVENFPAFILVDDKGNDFFVRLPSAH; via the coding sequence GAGGTCCTCGCCGACCTGACGAAGCACCCGGTCGGGACGGCGCTGCTTCTCTCCGGCACGATCGTCGTCGCCCGCGACATCGCGCACGCCCGGCTGAAGGAACGGCTGGACCGCGGCGAAGGGCTGCCGCAGTACTTCAAGGACCATCCGGTCTACTACGCCGGCCCGGCGAAGAAGCCGGAAGGGATGGCCTCCGGCTCCTTCGGCCCGACGACCGCCGGCCGAATGGATCCGTACGTCGATCTCTTCCAGGCCAACGGCGGCTCGATGGTCATGATCGCCAAGGGGAACCGCAGCAAGGTGGTCACCGAGGCGTGCAAGAAGCACGGCGGCTTCTACCTCGGCTCGATCGGCGGCCCGGCCGCGCTGCTCGCGCAGGAGAACATCAGGAAGGTCGATCTGATCGAGTACCCGGAACTGGGGATGGAAGCGATCTACCAGATCGAAGTCGAGAACTTCCCGGCGTTCATTCTCGTGGACGACAAGGGGAACGACTTCTTCGTGCGGCTGCCTTCGGCCCACTGA